In Natronospira bacteriovora, the genomic stretch CGCAGATGTGGGGCCGTGCTGGGTGAGCCGCCGTGCTGATCCGGAGGGGCCGTGCCTGAAGATGGCTTGAAAGAATATTGACCACAAAATGAACACGAAATGGACACGAGATAAGGCCTGGCAGGGCGGGTGCTGACCGCGCCCCTGTGGGAGCGGCTTTCAGCCGCGATTACAATTTTTCGGCTGGCACGCCGGCTGTTCCCTGAAAGTGAGGTGCCGAAGCCGAGCCGGTCTGTTTTTACACAGGGAACACAGAGGATCCACGGAGAATACGGAGCGGGAGATTGTGTCGGCTTCGATAAAGGCCGCGTGTCACCGATGGTTAATTGGCCGTAGAAGGCTTGATCGCGGCTGAAAGCCGCTCCCACAGGGGGCCGTCAGCACCCGCCACGCCAGCCTTTAATATTGCGTCCATATTGTGTCCATTTCGTGGTCCAATTGATTTCAGCCATCAGTAAGCAAGGCCCCACCGAAGCGGCACGGCGGCCCACTAAGCACGGCCCACATCTGCGTCCATCCGTGTTCATCTGTGGCTAAAAATTTTTTTGTCTTTATATTTCGCGTTCATCTTGCGTCCATTTCGCGGCTAAATGCTTTCCCCGGAGAACCCATGCACAGAATTCAGTTGAAAATCCTCGACAAGCGCCTGGGCAGTGAATTCGAGCTGCCCCACTACGCCACCGAAGGCTCGGCCGGCATGGATGTGCGGGCCTGCATTGACGGGCCCATCGAGCTCAAGCCCGGGCAGACCGAGCTGATTCCCTCGGGCTTTGCGATTCACATTGGTGATGCCGATCTCGCCGCGGTGCTGCTGCCCCGCTCGGGCCTGGGCCACAAGCACGGCATCGTGCTCGGCAACCTGACCGGGCTGATCGACTCCGACTACCAGGGCCAGGTCTTTGTCTCGGTGTGGAACCGGGGGCAGACTACCTTCACCATCGAACCCGGCGAACGCATCGCCCAGATGGTCTTCGTGCCCGTGGTCCAGGCCGGCTTCGACGTGGTGGAAGACTTCGAGGAAAGCCAGCGCGGGGCTGGGGGCTTCGGGCATTCCGGACGGCGGTAGGTTTTTGGGACCACGAAATGGACACGAAATGGAGACGAGATAAAGGCGGAAAGAATATTGGCCACAGATGAACACGGATGGACGCAGATGTGGGGCCGTGCTGGGTGGAAGGCCGTGCTGCTTCGGAGGGGTCGTGCCTGGGGATAGCACGGCCCATCTACTGGCACCGTGGGAGCGGATTTATCCGCGATAACAATCACCCGGTTGGCACGCCAAATTCCCAATGTCACCTGTAGGCGCGGATTCATCCGCGCCTACAGGGGGTTTCAACAGACGGGCTTGCCAACCGATTGATTGTTATCGCGGCTGAAAGCCGCTCCCACAGCGGGCTGTCAGCACCCGTCCTGCCAGGCCTTATCTCGTGTCCATTTCGTGTTTATTTCGTGATCCGCTTTTTCTATCCCCACAATCAGTAAGGCCGTGCCGAAGCGGCACGGCCTCTAAGCAAACACGACCCCACATCTGCGTTTATCCGTGTCCATCTGTGGCTAACTTTTTTCTTTTCGCGGCCAAAGGTTTTTTTACCGCTGCCGCTCCTCCTGCAGCTCGGTAAAGCGTTCGATTTCGGCATTGAAGCGGGCGCGAACCTGTTCCATCTGGTCTTCCCGCTCCATCAGGTGACGCTGATGGTCGCTGATCTGGCGGGCCAGGTCGTCGTAGCGGCGAAGCAGGTGATCGGGGGCATCGTCTTCACGGTCGTCATAGCGCTCGATGCTCTCTTCGACGCGCTCCAGATTGCGCTCCAGGTCTTCCAGATTATTGGCGGTGAGGCGGATCTGTGACTGCAGGCCGGCAACGCGGTCATCCCGCAGGCGCTCGATCTCCTCCACCGAACCGTACAAACGCAGCAGGCGCTGATCCTGCTCCGCCTGCAGGGCGGCGGCCCGCTCGGCCTCCGCTTCCATTTCCTGCTGGCGGCGAATGGCTTCGCGTTCTTCCTCGGTCAGCGCCCGATCAATGCGCTCCACTTCCAGGCCGTCACGCAGAACCCGCTGCTCCTGATCGCGGTACTCCGGCGGAATGCTGTCGCCGTAATGCACATTGCCTTCTTCGTCCGTCCAGCTGTAGAGCTGGGCAAGGGCGGCGCCGGGCGCCGCCAGACAGGCCATGACTAGGATTGCCGTGCTGCGTCGAAACATGGTTGCCTGCCTCCTGACATCACAGGGAAAGGTGGGAATTTCTGCCCCCAGTGTAGCAGTGACAACAGGCCTTCTCAGGCGGTTCCGTAGCGTTCCCGATAGGCCTGTACGGATTGCCGATGAGCGGCCCATTCGCCGGTCTCCGGCAGCCATTTCATCAGGTCATCCAGGGTCACGATGGAGGCCACCTGCATGCCGTACTCGGCCTCCACCTGCTGAATGGCCGATTCGCCGGAGGGGCCGGTTTCCTGGCGATCCAGGGCGATCACCACGCCCACCGGAGCGGCCCCGGCGCTGCGGATGATGTCCACCGCCTCGCGGATGGCCGTGCCGGCAGTAATCACGTCGTCCACGATAAGTACCCGGCCCTTCAGCGGCGCGCCCACCAGGCTGCCGCCCTCGCCGTGGGCCTTGGCTTCCTTGCGGTTGAAGCAGTAGGGCACGTCCCGCCCGTGCTCGGCGGCCAGGGCCGCGGCGGTGACGGTGGCCAGGGGGATGCCCTTGTAGGCCGGGCCGAAGATCATGTCGAAATCGATCCCGGATTCCACCGCGGCCCGGGCGTAGAACTGCCCGAGCTGGTGCAGCGCCGCGCCGGTGTTGAACAGGCCGGCATTGAAGAAATAGGGGCTCACCCGCCCGGATTTGAGGGTGAATTCGCCGAAACGCAGTACATCGCGGTCATGGGCGAACTGGAGGAATTCGGATTTGTAGTCGGACATGGGGGATTCGGTTCGTTTTGGGGTGGATTTTGGGTTGGGGGGCATTTTATCAGGCCGGGGAGGGCCTGGCAGGAGCATGGAGCAAGGAGCAAAAGGCGAAACAGTTGCAGGTTGCTGTGGGAGAGGCTTTAGCCTCGAAAAGTGCCTTCTGATGGCACCAGTCGAGGCTAAAGCCTCTCCCACAACAGCCCCCCTTAGCCGGTTTTTCCTTGCTCCTTGCTCCTGGCCCTCGCAGCCGAGGGCCCAGCCAGTTATCATCCCCCCCTTTGACTCCACCCAACCCAGAATCAACCCCCATGAAAATCGTCAGCTTCAACGCCAATGGCATCCGCGCCGCCGCCCGCAAGGGATTCTTCGACTGGATGGAGCGGGTCCAGCCCGACATCGTCTGTGTGCAGGAACTGAAAGCCCAGGTGCATCAGTTGGAGGGCGAGCCTTTCCAGCCGCCGGGCTACCACGCCTATTTCCACGACGCCGAAAAGAAGGGCTACTCCGGTGTGGCCATCTACAGCCGGGAGAAACCGGACAAGGTGCAGATCGGTTTGGGGGAAGGCTTTGAGGACGTGGACGCCGAGGGGCGTTACATCGAGGCCACCTTCGGCAAGCTCTCCGTGGCCTCCATCTATGTGCAGTCCGGCTCGGCCAAGGAGGAACGCCAGCAGGTAAAGTTCGATTTCATGGATCGCTTCATGCCGCTGTTGAAGAAGATGCGCAAGCGCAAGCGCGAGTACATCATCTGCGGCGACTGGAACATTGCCCACACCACCAGGGACATCAAGAACTGGAAGGGCAATCTCAAGAATTCCGGCTTCCTGCCCGAGGAGCGGGAATGGCTGGATGAACTCTTCGGTCCCGCCGGCTGGGTGGACGGCTTTCGTGTGGTCAACCAGGAAGACGAGCAATACACCTGGTGGTCACAGCGCGGCCGGGCCCGGGAGAAGAACGTGGGCTGGCGCATTGATTACCATGTGGTCACCCCGCCGGTGGCTGAATTGATCAAGGACGCTGAAAT encodes the following:
- a CDS encoding DUF4124 domain-containing protein, whose protein sequence is MFRRSTAILVMACLAAPGAALAQLYSWTDEEGNVHYGDSIPPEYRDQEQRVLRDGLEVERIDRALTEEEREAIRRQQEMEAEAERAAALQAEQDQRLLRLYGSVEEIERLRDDRVAGLQSQIRLTANNLEDLERNLERVEESIERYDDREDDAPDHLLRRYDDLARQISDHQRHLMEREDQMEQVRARFNAEIERFTELQEERQR
- a CDS encoding exodeoxyribonuclease III; translated protein: MKIVSFNANGIRAAARKGFFDWMERVQPDIVCVQELKAQVHQLEGEPFQPPGYHAYFHDAEKKGYSGVAIYSREKPDKVQIGLGEGFEDVDAEGRYIEATFGKLSVASIYVQSGSAKEERQQVKFDFMDRFMPLLKKMRKRKREYIICGDWNIAHTTRDIKNWKGNLKNSGFLPEEREWLDELFGPAGWVDGFRVVNQEDEQYTWWSQRGRAREKNVGWRIDYHVVTPPVAELIKDAEIYTAENFSDHAPLILEYDPDIRDLTRN
- the pyrE gene encoding orotate phosphoribosyltransferase yields the protein MSDYKSEFLQFAHDRDVLRFGEFTLKSGRVSPYFFNAGLFNTGAALHQLGQFYARAAVESGIDFDMIFGPAYKGIPLATVTAAALAAEHGRDVPYCFNRKEAKAHGEGGSLVGAPLKGRVLIVDDVITAGTAIREAVDIIRSAGAAPVGVVIALDRQETGPSGESAIQQVEAEYGMQVASIVTLDDLMKWLPETGEWAAHRQSVQAYRERYGTA
- the dut gene encoding dUTP diphosphatase; the protein is MHRIQLKILDKRLGSEFELPHYATEGSAGMDVRACIDGPIELKPGQTELIPSGFAIHIGDADLAAVLLPRSGLGHKHGIVLGNLTGLIDSDYQGQVFVSVWNRGQTTFTIEPGERIAQMVFVPVVQAGFDVVEDFEESQRGAGGFGHSGRR